In a single window of the Drosophila subpulchrella strain 33 F10 #4 breed RU33 chromosome X, RU_Dsub_v1.1 Primary Assembly, whole genome shotgun sequence genome:
- the LOC119556256 gene encoding serine/threonine-protein kinase PAK mbt, which translates to MFSKKKKKPLISMPSNFEHRVHTGFDKRENKYVGLPLQWASIVGNNQILKSSNRPLPLVDPSEITPTEILDLKTIVRPHHNNNKADTTSLNSSSTMMMAPMNPMAPGSHPLMNHGPGMMLPPEAGGIILPKTSHVARSNSLRSSSPPRVRRVANVPPSVPEEEGPPAGAGGGGVGAFKPPNPGGHPALLYTSQHAHANGATGPLAVRTDQTNLQQYRSNLAPPSGGSIPQQQQQQQQTSPVGSVASGTRSNHSHTNNGNSGSYPPMYSTNHQQQQQQAKQGGDQNQNPLHPHAHPHQHPHPHQHLAKSASRASSSSGGASSAAQQAGGASGQPKQDQRLTHEQFRAALQMVVSAGDPRENLDHFNKIGEGSTGTVCIATDKSTGRQVAVKKMDLRKQQRRELLFNEVVIMRDYHHPNIVETYSSFLVNDELWVVMEYLEGGALTDIVTHSRMDEEQIATVCKQCLKALAYLHSQGVIHRDIKSDSILLAADGRVKLSDFGFCAQVSQELPKRKSLVGTPYWMSPEVISRLPYGPEVDIWSLGIMVIEMVDGEPPFFNEPPLQAMRRIRDMQPPNLKNAHKVSPRLQSFLDRMLVRDPAQRATAAELLAHPFLRQAGPPSLLVPLMRNARHHP; encoded by the exons ATGTTCTCGAAGAAGAAAAAGAAACCGCTGATCTCGATGCCCAGCAACTTCGAGCATCGCGTCCACACGGGCTTCGACAAGCGGGAGAACAAATATGTGGGCCTGCCCCTCCAATGGGCCTCCATTGTGGGCAACAACCAGATCCTCAAGTCCTCCAATCGCCCGCTGCCCCTCGTCGATCCCTCCGAGATCACGCCCACGGAGATCCTCGACCTGAAGACCATTGTGCGTCCGCatcacaacaacaacaaggcgGACACCACATCGCTTAATAGCAGCAGCACCATGATGATGGCACCGATGAACCCCATGGCACCCGGCTCGCATCCCCTGATGAACCATGGCCCCGGCATGATGCTGCCACCCGAGGCGGGCGGCATAATACTGCCCAAGACCTCGCATGTGGCCAGGTCCAATTCGTTGAGGAGCTCCAGTCCGCCGCGAGTGCGACGGGTGGCCAATGTGCCGCCATCGGTGCCAGAGGAGGAGGGTCCTCCGGCCGgagctggaggaggaggagttgGCGCCTTTAAGCCTCCCAATCCTGGTGGCCATCCCGCCTTGCTCTATACCAGTCAGCATGCGCACGCCAATGGAGCAACTGGTCCGCTGGCCGTGCGCACGGATCAGACCAACCTGCAGCAGTATCGCAGCAATCTGGCCCCGCCATCCGGCGGCTCCATTccccagcaacaacagcagcagcagcagacttCGCCCGTGGGTTCGGTGGCCAGCGGCACGCGATCCAATCACTCGCACACGAACAATGGCAACAGCGGCAGCTATCCTCCCATGTATTCCACAaaccatcagcagcagcagcagcaggccaAACAGGGCGGCGATCAGAACCAAAACCCCCTACATCCACATGCCCATCCGCACCAGCATCCGCATCCTCACCAGCACCTGGCCAAGTCGGCCTCAAGGGCCTCAAGCTCCAGCGGCGGTGCCAGCAGTGCTGCCCAGCAGGCGGGCGGAGCGAGTGGTCAGCCAAAGCAGGATCAGCGCCTAACCCACGAACAGTTCCGTGCCGCCCTGCAAATGGTCGTTTCCGCCGGAGATCCGCGCGAGAATCTCGACCATTTCAATAAAATAGGCGAGGGCTCAACGGGCACTGTGTGCATTGCCACAGACAAATCGACAG GTCGCCAGGTGGCCGTGAAGAAGATGGACCTGCGCAAACAGCAGCGGCGCGAGCTGCTCTTCAATGAGGTGGTCATCATGCGCGACTACCATCATCCCAATATCGTGGAGACATACTCCAGCTTTCTGGTCAACGATGAGCTCTGGGTGGTGATGGAGTACCTCGAGGGCGGCGCCCTCACCGACATTGTCACCCACTCGCGGATGGACGAGGAGCAGATAGCCACCGTCTGCAAGCAGTGCTTGAAGGCTTTGGCCTATTTGCACTCACAG GGCGTCATCCATCGCGACATCAAGTCGGACTCCATTCTGCTGGCCGCCGATGGACGGGTGAAGCTATCGGACTTTGGTTTCTGCGCCCAGGTCTCCCAGGAGCTGCCGAAGCGCAAGAGTCTGGTGGGCACGCCGTACTGGATGTCGCCGGAGGTCATATCACGCCTGCCCTACGGACCGGAGGTGGATATCTGGTCGCTGGGCATCATGGTCATCGAGATGGTGGACGGCGAGCCGCCCTTCTTCAACGAACCGCCGCTGCAGGCGATGCGCCGCATTCGTGACATGCAGCCGCCGAACCTAAAGAACGCCCACAAGGTCTCGCCGCGTCTGCAATCCTTCCTCGACCGGATGCTGGTGCGGGATCCGGCGCAGCGTGCCACCGCCGCGGAGCTGCTGGCCCATCCCTTCCTGCGCCAGGCGGGCCCGCCGTCGCTGCTGGTGCCGTTGATGCGCAATGCGCGACACCATCCGTAG